The Mycoplasmopsis caviae sequence GACATAATAAAATTGATGTTATGGCTTTCAAGAAAAGACAAATTTTCTTTTGTTGACATACCCCTGTCTGCAACTATTGTTACATTAGATAAATCTTTAACTCTAGACAGGTCATTTATATATGGTTTAAGTGTTTTTGAATTAATAGTATTGCCTGGAAAAAGGTTATAACTAAAAGGTACACCATAACTATCTGTTGCCATCGAAAACACCACTTGATCTTCATTTACCTTGTTTTCTTTTGAATATCCATTCATTCTTAATCCATCTTTTTCGAAAGTTTCAAAGTATACTGTTGTTGAATCGTAGAACATTAGTTTTTCATTTCTTGTAATGAATTTACGACAATTTTTATTTAGTGTTTTAATGATTGAATCTTTATTAGTACAAAGTACATCTAATAGACTATAAAAGGTATCAATTTTAGTGGTTACATCATTTGTATATTCATCCTTGTTTTCAAATGAGTGCTTTATACTATAATTATCTCTTAACATTTTTGAGGCAACTTGATAGTTAAAAACAGCCTCTAAATTTTTGTGTTTAGAACCTGAAATAGCATCAAAAACTTCTAACTTTTTAGCAATGTGTAAATAACTTCTGAGCCTGTGTTTTGCTCAGTATTTTTAATATTTTTTAACTTATTTAGGAGAAAGGTTTTAATGTCATTTTTATCTTTGAATGTATTCTCTAAAAGTGCTCTTTTAAATATTTCTTTGTAGTCTTTTCTAATTTTTGAGAGTTCATTTACATTGCCAAGGCTTACTATCCTATCAGCACCTTTGTTATATCCTTTAGGTCTTATAACATAGCAATATTTTTGTTTTCCATTAGAACAATCAGTTATAACCAAATCTTTTTCATAATAATATTATATCATAAATGCTATTAAATGATATTAAAAAATAAAAAATTTTTAAAAAAGTGCAAAAACACTTAAAAATTTGTATTTTTCACACTTTTTAGTAAAAATAGTACTTTTTAATGGTCCAACTCCGGAACTCAGGTAATTAGTTTAAAAAATAATTCACTTTTAACAAATTTTGCAATGTTTTCAAATGAAAAAATAGACTCAATTAATTATTCAACATATATTAAAAAATAATTTCATACATTGAAGATATTATAAATAAAACTGATTATTTTAAAAATTATCAAACATCAAGTTATTTGGATCTTGATACATTATTGAAGCAAACAAATTTGAAACCAAATGAGTTTAAAGCAGAATTAAAAGCAAAAATTCAAAAATTAAATTTTGATATGCAATTTAAACTACTAAAATCATTAGATGCATTTTTAGGTATTCGTGTTAGTGAAAACAACTTTTTATTTACAAATGAATACAAAAAATCAATTGTTCAATACTTTTATTCTAAACCACTAAATTTAGATGGTATTACATATTTTCAAGATATAAGTTTTAACTAATAGAACTATAAAACAGCCTTTTTAGTTAAAAACGAAGTGTTACTTAAAAGACACTTCGTTTTAATTTGATATGATTTTTTTAGACTTTTAGTGATGCAAAGCAATCACTTAATTTAGTAATTTTTGATATTCTTTTAATAATAATTAGAGAAACAAAAACACTAAAAAATAAAACAATAATATTTATTGTTGTCCTAGCGACTATTATATATTCAATATAACCTGACCTTAACATTATTAATATTAACTCGTTAAATATCAAAAGTATTAATGAATTTACTAAATTTAAGAGACTATTAAGTCTAAGAATTTTTTTAATTACATATAAATTTTGACTTCATGTTTTAATAAATAAGTACAAGATAAAAAATAACAAAATAAAGACAAACATCACACAATCAGATGCTAAATTTTCAATGTAAAAATTAGCTCTAATATTTAATATGTCGATAACATAATGAACAAGACCTAAAAAACACATAAGCATTATTGTTATATTAAGGCAAATTTGAACAATTAATGTTTCTTTAAGAAAAATTTTATCCTTCATAATAAATCCTATCCATTTCAGAAAGTATTAAGTATCTAATATCAAAACCATTATCACTTTTTGGGCTTGTTTTTAATAATCATCTTAAAAAGTTGTTTATTTGTTTCTGTTTACTTTCAGTAATCAAATTGTTTTTTGAGAATGAATTTGTTTCTAGTTTAGTACCAAATTTTTTAAACATTAAAATTAGTTCATCATCTTTTATGATATCTAAATTAGCATACTGAACGTACTTTTTGTTTGCTTGTTCTTTGTAAATAATAGTATCAATTGCTTTATATAATTTTTGAGCATCTTCATCAATTTTCAATTTTTTAAACATCTCTCTAACTACAAATAAAACTTGTAGAATTCTTTTATCATTAAAATATTCAAAATTATCCAAATATTTTTTAACCTTTTCGCATTGTATTTCATCTCTTATGTCGAATTTGCTCAATGCTACAAAGTTGTAGAAGAAACTATTTGAGATTATTGAATGTTTGAAAACATCAATTGCTTTCTTCATTGAAATCTTTTCATTTGCAAGTAAGAAAGCAATGTCATATTCAATATCACTTATCTTTTTTGATATCCCACTTGTCAAATTTTCTGATGTTAATAATCTAAATAATTGTTGAAGTTTTATGCCAAAAAGTCAATACTTATTAATTATCTTTTTACCATTTTTATATTTTCAATATTGTGGCAAGATTACTTTTGAATTCATAATCTCAATTTTATATTTTGACTTATAAATTAATCTTACTGCTGCAGAGTTTGTATGAAGTATCTCAATATCCGAAAGATCCTTAATTCAATCATTTGATATATTAGAAAAATCTGTGGACACAAAATCGATGTTATTATTTTTTCTTCAAAAATTTTTATATTTCATTACAAATGAAGCACTACCAAGGGGTATTAGACCTTTGTTTGAAAAAACCTTAATAATATTAACTTCATCTTCATCAAATGAATTCTTTGAATCAAGTTCATTAATTTTTTTAAATTTAAAAGTTATAAAACAATAAATTTTGTATCACTTTAATGCTTTGAAAATATTACTGTTTGAATATTGATGTATTTTAACTTTTGCAACAAGCCTAAAAATTAAATAATAAATTAGAAGTTTTAAGCAAGTTATAGGCATAAGAAAAAATATTCATTTTTTACTTAATTTAAGACCTCTGTAATTAGCAATATATATTACTTCAGCTAAAATATTAAGAAGAAATAAAAACGCAAAAAATGTTAATATGCTAACCAAAATTAATATTGAGAGCTTAATTATGGTTTTTCTATCAAAATTATTTTCTTTAACTATTTTATTTACTTTTTCTAATATGCTATTGTTCTTCATATTGCATTAACCCCGAATTTTATTAGTACTATTTACAATCAATTTAATAGTTTTTGTTTACAAAATTAATACTTGTAAATAAATTATAAAAAATTAAATTTTTCATTCTAAAATGTGGTTTATTTTAATGGTTTTATTTTATTTTGTCCACCCTGTTTTTATCTTTTATTTTGTCCATTTTTAGGTTTCAATTATTATTTTAAAAAGGAGAATTTAAATTATGGAAAATCTTGTAATTAAAACCAGATTTCAAGCAGTTGATACAGGTAAAACAACTGATTATGAAGATAAAAAAATTTTAGATTTAAAAAATTCAACAATATTGAAATAGACCAAATGCCGAAATATCAAAAATATTAGGAAAATTGGGTTGTAGAACATCAACAAAAACAATTAAAAGATATAGAAATCAAATATTGATTGCATCTACAAATAACCAAGATGCAATCAGTATATCACATGGTAATAAAAATAAACTTAGGGGTGTGAAAGTAAGTGATTCAGTTATTATTGATTTAACTAATAGATATTATGAATTAGTGGAACATATTGAGAAAATATCAAAAGGTGATCTTAGTGTAGCCTTGTTGCATTTTTACAATAATGAGAACTTACTAATGATGAAAAAAATTGTTGCCTTTCACTACCTTTTATAAAAGAATGCTTAGACTTGGTTATTGCAGTTCATATGCAACGAGAAAAGTAAAAAAATGAGTTAAGAGAAGAAGAATGTTTTTAGAAAACGGTCAAGATATTTCTAAAATCGAGGCACAGTTTATTAAAATTTATGAAAAAATTCTAAATAAAAATCCATTAAAAGGTGTTTACCAAAATAAAAGTTCTGACTATGATTTTGGGCAAATTATTGAAATTGATGCAACACCACTTCATCTTTTTGGAGAAAGTAAGAAGTACCATATTTATAATGCTTTGTTGATGCGGCAACAAAAAGTTTGTTAGCAATCTGAATTGACATTGAGGAAACAACAATTGGATATCAAAATCTTCTAACACAATTATTTAAAAGGTATGGCATTCCACAAGTAATAATAACGGATAGAAGAAGAACTTTTTGAGGTTCAGATAGTACAAGAACAAGTATGGAAGAAGCACTAAATGCAAGAGGAATTGAACTTATAACAAGCGAGCAATCCAAAGGCAAAACCAAATGTTGAAAGATCATTTTGAACATTGCAAAGATGAATAGGAACATTCTTTCATACAAACGGAATCAACTGTTTTGAAGACTTTTTGGGAAAAATTGAACTTTTAATTGATGAATACAACAAACAATTTAAAAAGGCCGAAGCAGTAAGTAAAAATCAAATGTTTTTAGAAAGCCAAATACTGAAATTTTTGAAGAAGAGATGAATCTTGTAATTAAAAGAAAAATAGTTAATCATACTGTGAGATATGACAACAAATATCTTGCTCCATTTGATAATAATGGCGCTAGGGTTTCTATGTTTGAAAGTGGAGAGGCAAAGCATGGTAACTCCTGAAAATAAATTATTCTTTGTTGAGGGAAAAGAAAATATGAAGCCAGAGTACCGAAAGGAAACGAATTGAGTGCAATCGATGTATATGCAATATCAAAAAATCTTGATCCACAACATCAAGGTGTAAGAGCTACAATTAAAACCATGCTTCATAATAGAACATGAACATCCAGTACATTTGAAAAACTTGAAAATATATTTAAGAATTCTGCAAACCCAAACAATAAAGACATTGAATTTATTAAAAAACTATTAAGTGAAAATCTTGAAAAGTTAAATGATATTACAAAAGAAATGAAGGAATTTATTGACGCTAATTACAAATCATTTAAGTAAGTTTTTCTTGTTTCTTCTTTTTTAAAAGAAGAAAGCCTGTCTAGCAAGATAAAAGAAGTTTTGCTTCTTAAGACCGACAGGTCTTAATAAGAACCAACGGCTCAATACTTATTAAATAAGTTATTTTTATTTCAATCAACAATTTATTTGTTGATTGAAGAATATTTAAAAGAAATTAACAAATGATGTCAATCCCCAAAAGTTATGAAAAAACTTTAGGATTGAAGACAAAATGAATTAATTAAAAGCAACTTCTTAATGATGTTGTATGTTTTAATATGCAAAATTTTAAAAAATGTAATTTAACATTTAAAAAATGCGGTAAACCTTAATGTTGTACACACAAAAACAAAAAAATAACACATTTTTTGCTGTTTTAGTTAAAAAAATAGCCAAACTTTTATGTGTTTTGGCTATAATTTTTACAACCTTAAAAATTGGACAAAATAGAAGAAAATTATCATTTTCATTCTAAAATGTGGTTTATTTAGTCATAAAAGATAACCAAAAAAACTTTTTTAACAAAAAAGCAATTAAACATTATGTAATTTTATTTTTTAACATATAATTAGAATACAT is a genomic window containing:
- a CDS encoding IS1634 family transposase, with translation MHIAKKLEVFDAISGSKHKNLEAVFNYQVASKMLRDNYSIKHSFENKDEYTNDVTTKIDTFYSLLDVLCTNKDSIIKTLNKNCRKFITRNEKLMFYDSTTVYFETFEKDGLRMNGYSKENKVNEDQVVFSMATDSYGVPFSYNLFPGNTINSKTLKPYINDLSRVKDLSNVTIVADRGMSTKENLSFLESHNINFIMSYRLKSSTNEFKDFAINKEDMTKTYDGIWYKEYKFQSDNLDKNGNKNEEKE
- a CDS encoding MAG4530 family protein translates to MKNNSILEKVNKIVKENNFDRKTIIKLSILILVSILTFFAFLFLLNILAEVIYIANYRGLKLSKKWIFFLMPITCLKLLIYYLIFRLVAKVKIHQYSNSNIFKALKWYKIYCFITFKFKKINELDSKNSFDEDEVNIIKVFSNKGLIPLGSASFVMKYKNFWRKNNNIDFVSTDFSNISNDWIKDLSDIEILHTNSAAVRLIYKSKYKIEIMNSKVILPQYWKYKNGKKIINKYWLFGIKLQQLFRLLTSENLTSGISKKISDIEYDIAFLLANEKISMKKAIDVFKHSIISNSFFYNFVALSKFDIRDEIQCEKVKKYLDNFEYFNDKRILQVLFVVREMFKKLKIDEDAQKLYKAIDTIIYKEQANKKYVQYANLDIIKDDELILMFKKFGTKLETNSFSKNNLITESKQKQINNFLRWLLKTSPKSDNGFDIRYLILSEMDRIYYEG